One Methylobacterium oryzae DNA window includes the following coding sequences:
- a CDS encoding PilZ domain-containing protein, with protein sequence MIAVEATAGTDLRGLAAEPARGAADQRRHQRVRVAVLGRYMLADRREYPCQTVDMSPGGVRLTCAVKGAVGERVVLYLEHIGRIEGVVARTCPDGFAVQLNATSRKRDKLASQLTWLANREMLGLPEGRSHERLVPTNTAVVLRVEGGREIRARLIDISMSGVAISCPVPLPLGAAVTVGSTPGRLVRYFEGGFGVQFLLPLSPDRFHAGMTL encoded by the coding sequence ATGATCGCGGTCGAGGCCACCGCTGGAACTGATCTGCGCGGCCTCGCCGCCGAGCCGGCGCGCGGTGCCGCCGACCAGCGCCGCCACCAGCGCGTGCGGGTCGCCGTGCTCGGCCGCTACATGCTGGCCGACCGCCGGGAATATCCCTGCCAGACCGTGGACATGTCGCCGGGCGGCGTGCGGCTGACCTGCGCGGTCAAGGGCGCGGTCGGCGAGCGCGTGGTGCTCTACCTGGAGCATATCGGCCGCATCGAGGGCGTCGTCGCGCGCACCTGCCCGGACGGGTTCGCGGTCCAGCTCAACGCCACGTCGCGCAAGCGGGACAAGCTCGCCTCCCAGCTCACCTGGCTGGCGAACCGGGAGATGCTGGGGCTGCCGGAGGGACGCTCGCACGAGCGCCTCGTGCCGACCAACACGGCGGTGGTCCTGCGCGTCGAGGGCGGCCGCGAGATCCGGGCGCGCCTCATCGACATCTCGATGTCGGGCGTGGCGATCTCCTGCCCGGTGCCGCTGCCCCTCGGCGCCGCCGTCACGGTGGGCAGCACGCCGGGCCGGCTGGTGCGCTACTTCGAGGGCGGCTTCGGCGTGCAGTTCCTGCTGCCGCTCTCCCCCGACCGCTTCCACGCCGGGATGACGCTCTGA
- a CDS encoding PAS domain-containing protein, with protein sequence MKHPTSRMLHAYWERLRGERAAPERAEIEPGEIRHLLADSLILELDMPSRSASIRLAGTRVCALYGRELKGEPFAKLWGSRATDPWRIVEIVASDTLGVVAGLRGTNAAGEAADLELLLLPLRHRGRTQVRALGTLSLDGAPHWLGLRPLVEAETTSLRILPSRRTEPVPPARTAVRTSAGYPGPVRHGHLLVHAGGRA encoded by the coding sequence ATGAAGCATCCCACCAGCCGCATGCTCCACGCCTACTGGGAGCGCCTGCGCGGAGAACGGGCCGCGCCGGAACGCGCCGAGATCGAGCCGGGCGAGATCCGGCACCTCCTCGCCGACAGCCTGATCCTGGAACTCGACATGCCGAGCCGCTCCGCGAGCATCCGGCTCGCGGGGACCCGGGTCTGCGCCCTGTACGGCCGCGAGCTGAAGGGCGAGCCCTTCGCCAAGCTGTGGGGCTCCCGGGCGACGGATCCCTGGCGGATCGTCGAGATCGTGGCCAGCGACACGCTGGGCGTCGTCGCGGGCCTGCGCGGCACCAACGCGGCCGGCGAGGCGGCGGATCTCGAACTCCTGCTCCTGCCCCTGCGCCACCGCGGCCGGACGCAGGTCCGCGCCCTCGGCACCCTCAGCCTCGACGGCGCGCCGCACTGGCTCGGCCTGCGCCCGCTGGTGGAGGCGGAGACCACCTCCCTGCGCATCCTGCCCAGCCGCAGGACCGAGCCGGTCCCGCCCGCCCGCACCGCCGTGCGCACGAGCGCGGGCTACCCCGGGCCGGTGCGCCACGGCCACCTCCTCGTCCACGCCGGCGGGCGCGCCTGA
- a CDS encoding rhomboid family intramembrane serine protease, with amino-acid sequence MDASPDFPRQSRVPVFNMPGIVTASIGLLLAIQAVREFLLPDTWDIRLVLDLALVPARWTLWFDPGRASEVIRAAADPGDPGLEAAREAFARYIVGEHALQPWTLVTYGLLHGSWMHVIFNSVWLAAFGAPVARRCGAVRWCVLALAGTAAGGLLHILIDPLSAGPLVGASAGISALMAAAARFVFQPPVSGYGAPAWQVPPPRPAETIPELLRNRTAVSFLVIWLLTNLLFGLVSVPLVGENAAIAWDAHLGGFIAGFFLFPLVDPREPRRH; translated from the coding sequence ATGGACGCCTCCCCCGATTTCCCGCGGCAGAGCCGCGTGCCCGTGTTCAACATGCCGGGCATCGTCACCGCGTCGATCGGGCTGCTCCTGGCGATCCAGGCGGTGCGCGAGTTCCTGCTGCCGGACACCTGGGACATCCGCCTCGTCCTCGACCTCGCGCTGGTCCCGGCGCGCTGGACCCTCTGGTTCGATCCCGGCCGGGCCTCCGAGGTGATCCGCGCCGCCGCCGATCCGGGCGATCCCGGCCTGGAGGCGGCCCGCGAGGCCTTCGCCCGCTACATCGTGGGCGAGCACGCCCTCCAGCCCTGGACGCTCGTCACCTACGGGCTGCTGCACGGCTCGTGGATGCACGTGATCTTCAACAGCGTCTGGCTCGCGGCCTTCGGCGCCCCGGTGGCGCGCCGCTGCGGCGCCGTGCGCTGGTGCGTGCTCGCGCTGGCCGGCACGGCGGCCGGCGGACTTCTCCACATCCTGATCGATCCGCTGAGCGCGGGGCCGCTGGTCGGCGCCTCGGCGGGGATCTCGGCCCTGATGGCCGCCGCCGCGCGCTTCGTGTTCCAGCCGCCGGTCTCGGGCTACGGCGCGCCGGCCTGGCAGGTGCCGCCGCCCCGTCCCGCCGAGACGATCCCGGAGCTGCTGCGCAACCGGACCGCGGTGTCGTTCCTGGTGATCTGGCTGCTGACCAACCTGCTCTTCGGCCTCGTCAGCGTGCCGCTCGTCGGCGAGAACGCCGCCATCGCCTGGGACGCCCATCTCGGCGGCTTCATCGCGGGCTTCTTCCTGTTCCCCCTGGTGGATCCCCGAGAGCCGCGCCGGCACTGA
- a CDS encoding CBS domain-containing protein produces the protein MTVARILAEKGSSVVTVGPDKTLDEVIQILADKRIGALVVAQADGTVAGIISERDIMRALARHGGSAFDAPVSAHMTTAVTTCGRTTTIEEVMTLMTDGRFRHVPVCEDGRLIGLVSIGDVVARKIATVEAEHQALRDYITMA, from the coding sequence ATGACCGTCGCACGCATCCTCGCCGAGAAGGGCAGCTCCGTCGTCACCGTGGGCCCCGACAAGACCCTCGATGAGGTGATCCAGATCCTCGCCGACAAGCGGATCGGCGCCCTCGTGGTCGCCCAGGCCGACGGGACGGTGGCGGGCATCATCTCCGAGCGGGACATCATGCGGGCGCTCGCCCGGCACGGGGGCTCGGCCTTCGACGCGCCGGTCTCGGCCCACATGACCACCGCGGTCACCACCTGCGGCCGGACCACCACGATCGAGGAGGTCATGACCCTCATGACCGACGGGCGCTTCCGCCACGTACCGGTCTGCGAGGACGGGCGGCTGATCGGCCTGGTCTCGATCGGCGACGTGGTGGCGCGCAAGATCGCCACCGTCGAGGCCGAGCACCAGGCCCTGCGCGACTACATCACGATGGCGTAG
- a CDS encoding alkaline phosphatase D family protein, whose protein sequence is MYTSRRQILLSGGAGLVGLATGLGRPGLSRAADRPLLTHGLQSGDVGTDSAVVWARSDRPARAIVEWATTESFADIRGGVFADALPETDGTVKVTLTGLPAGQDVFYRVRLEDVAAPTIVGPAQVGRFRTAPADRRSVSFCWSGDTAGQGWGIDEARGGMTIYSAILKNRPDFFIHSGDTIYADGPIQSEVKLPDGSLWRNRVTEEVAKPAETLAEFRGRHKYNLTDRNVLAMNAAVPILAQWDDHEVTNNWWPGEPLTRAEHLKKKYADPNVLALQLRAAKAFHEYMPMRFEPSEPGRVYRKIGYGPLVDVFMLDMRSYRGPNGENRQTEYGPESYFLGPQQIAWLKRALLESRATWKVIAADMPLGLVVTYDTDRNFGSEAVAQGDGPPLGRELEIADLLRFIKSAGIRNTVWLTADVHYTAAHYYDPDKAQFQDFEPFWEFVSGPLHAGTFGPNALDNTFGPQLRYVKAPDKGQVNLSPAAGYQFFGHVAVDGATEQMTVTLKDAADTDLWHVTLDPVKA, encoded by the coding sequence ATGTATACGAGTCGCCGTCAGATCCTGCTGTCCGGAGGCGCCGGCCTCGTCGGGCTGGCCACGGGCCTCGGACGGCCCGGCCTGAGCCGCGCCGCCGACCGGCCGCTCCTGACCCACGGCCTCCAGTCGGGCGACGTCGGCACCGACTCGGCGGTGGTCTGGGCCCGGTCCGACCGGCCGGCCCGGGCGATCGTCGAGTGGGCGACCACCGAGAGCTTCGCCGACATCCGCGGCGGCGTCTTCGCCGACGCCCTGCCGGAGACCGACGGCACCGTGAAGGTGACACTGACCGGGCTGCCGGCCGGCCAGGACGTGTTCTACCGTGTCCGCCTGGAGGACGTCGCCGCGCCGACCATCGTCGGGCCGGCCCAGGTCGGGCGGTTCCGGACCGCGCCGGCGGACCGGCGCTCGGTCTCGTTCTGCTGGTCGGGCGACACGGCGGGCCAGGGCTGGGGCATCGACGAGGCCCGCGGCGGCATGACGATCTACTCCGCCATCCTGAAGAACCGACCGGACTTCTTCATCCATTCCGGCGACACGATCTACGCCGACGGGCCGATCCAGTCCGAGGTGAAGCTCCCCGACGGCAGCCTGTGGCGCAATCGGGTGACCGAGGAGGTGGCCAAGCCGGCCGAGACGCTCGCGGAGTTCCGGGGCCGGCACAAGTACAACCTCACCGACCGGAACGTCCTGGCGATGAACGCCGCCGTGCCGATCCTGGCCCAGTGGGACGACCACGAGGTCACCAACAACTGGTGGCCGGGGGAGCCGCTGACCCGGGCCGAGCACCTGAAGAAGAAGTACGCCGACCCGAACGTGCTGGCGCTGCAGCTGCGGGCGGCCAAGGCCTTCCACGAGTACATGCCGATGCGCTTCGAGCCGTCGGAGCCCGGCCGGGTCTACCGCAAGATCGGCTACGGCCCGCTGGTCGACGTGTTCATGCTCGACATGCGCTCCTACCGGGGCCCGAACGGCGAGAACCGGCAGACGGAATACGGGCCCGAGTCCTACTTCCTCGGGCCGCAGCAGATCGCGTGGCTGAAGCGGGCGCTGCTCGAGTCCCGCGCGACCTGGAAGGTGATCGCCGCCGACATGCCGCTCGGCCTCGTGGTGACCTACGACACCGACCGCAATTTCGGCTCGGAGGCGGTGGCGCAGGGCGACGGACCGCCGCTGGGGCGCGAGCTGGAGATCGCCGACCTGCTGCGCTTCATCAAGAGCGCAGGGATCCGCAACACGGTCTGGCTCACGGCCGACGTGCACTACACGGCCGCCCACTACTACGACCCCGACAAGGCGCAGTTCCAGGATTTCGAGCCGTTCTGGGAGTTCGTCTCCGGGCCGCTGCACGCCGGCACCTTCGGGCCGAACGCGCTGGACAACACCTTCGGGCCGCAGCTGCGCTACGTGAAGGCGCCCGACAAGGGCCAGGTGAACCTGTCGCCGGCCGCCGGCTACCAGTTCTTCGGCCACGTGGCGGTGGACGGCGCCACCGAGCAGATGACGGTGACCCTCAAGGACGCGGCCGACACCGACCTCTGGCACGTCACGCTTGATCCCGTGAAGGCGTGA